DNA sequence from the Cellulophaga sp. HaHaR_3_176 genome:
TAGCTTATTTAATGACTACAAAATCTCAAGAGGTTAGCAGAAGGACGAGTCCATATGTTAAATCTACAGCTGTGAACACTAGCCAATCTGACATTAGATCAGTTGCAAGAGCTGAATTAAACACTTTAAACAGAGCTATTAAAAGTGCTATCAATAGAACATCAGATACAATGAGTAAATACCACTTACAAGATGCTGTTGAGAGAATTGATATGATATTAGATCCAAAATAAGCAGCTTTATTTTAAACCAAATTTATTCATACATAGCTGTAGTTTTTTATTAACCTAAAAATACTTAACTACAGCTATTTGTTATTAAACAACAAAAAACAACTGTTTGACAACAATGAATAATTACGATACTTTTTTTTTATTAGATTTAAGGAAATAAAACCCCCAGATCATGACACAAAAAGCAAAAAGTATTGTTTATTTTTCAGTACTAGTAGTTACTTGTATACTTTACAGCTATACAGATACTGAAGAGTCTAATCAGGGTAATTTTGGTGCTATAGAAAATCAAAGCACTCAAAAAATTGATATTGCTTCTACAAGTAATATTTACGGTTTAAACTAAAATAACAAAAACATATTTTAAAAATAGGCATGATATACTCATGCCTATTTTATTTACTGTTCTCATTGAATTTACAGAACATTAAAGTCTTTAATGTTAACCACAAAAAACAAGACTCTCACAACATAAGCATTTTTTTAATAAAGTTTTTTCCTACATTTGTAATCCCAAATTATTACACTATGAAACCTAAAAATAAAAGTATTATATACTTAATTTGCTTTATTGCATGTGCATTATTCTATAACTATTTTATTGAAAATGAAAATACAAAGAATGATTTAAAGTCTGAAAATTTTGCAAAAATACAAATGATAGATTTGGAAAATGATGAGGAAAATTTTGAATCTGAAAGCATTGATGATAGTTTAAATTAAAAAATACCAACCTACCATATTAATTTAAAGCGAACTTAACCAGTTCGCTTTTTTTGTTAAATAAAAACTAATTACTCTATTGTTTTTAAACCTTTTACATCTGCTAGAGTCCTATAGATATAAATTTAAAAAAATAGAATTATGAAAAAATCAATTTTAATCTTACTACTTTTTATAGGGTTTAACTCTTTTGCTCAAAACAGAGAAAAAAGAAATTATACTCCTGAACAACACGCAACGCTTTCTACAAAAAAGATGACGCTAGCTTTAGATTTAAATGAGAGTCAACAGACAAAAATTTACAATTTGAATCTTGATAATGCAAAAGTTAGAAAAGCTAAGATGGAGGAGTTTAAAACACTCAGAAAAAGTGACGAAAACAAAAGGTTAAGTTCTGATGAACGTTACAAAAAAGAATCTGAAATGCTTGATCATAAAATCGCTCAAAAAGAAAAAATGAAATCAATTTTATCAAAAGAGCAATTTGAAAAATGGGAAAAGATGATGCTACATCAAAAAGGAAGAAATAAAAAAAATTCTGACAATAAAAAAAGTAGTCACAAAAATAAGGACAGAAAATAAAAATAAATAAAACCGAGATGAATATCTCGGTTTTATTTTATACTAACTTTTTAAAAACTTCCCAAACCATTTTCCTGAAGCCTTAAGTATCCTTTTTTGAGTTTCAAAATTTACATGTACTAAACCAAACCTTGGCCTATACCCTTCTGCCCACTCAAAGTTATCTGTTAAAGTCCAAACAAAATAACCATCTACTTTCAACCCTTTTTCTTTTGCTTTATAAACCTGTTTTAAATATTCTTTCAAAAACTTCTTTCTTTCCACATCATTTACTTCACCTTTTTCAATAACGTCTTTAAAAGCAGCTCCATTCTCTGTAATTATCAATTTGTTTATCCCTTTATACGAATTAAACTTCTTAATCATTTTATAAATACTCTTAGGGTACACCTCCCAATTCATTAATGTCGTATTTACATTTCGCTTATTTGCTTCAATAATTTTTGTATTTAAATAAGGTACAAAATAGCTATGTTGTACTACTTCACGGGTATAATTTTGTATGCCTATAAAGTCAAAATTAAAAACTGCATCGTCTTCATCACCATCTTTTATATATGGTTTTAAACGCTTTAATATTGGAGCCGATTCAAAAGGATAACCTAACCCTAATGAAGGTTCTATAAATAACCTATTTAACAAAGCGTCTGCTTTTTCTGCTGCTATTATATTTTTTTTCTTCTTATCAATAGGTGTAATATAAGAACATGAAAATGTAGTTCCTACAAGAGCATTCGGCACCATTTTCCTCAATATTCTACCTCCTGCAGATTGACATAAAACAGCATGATGTATTGTCGGTAAAAAATTATTCAAACCTTTACGACCAGGTGCATGAACTCCTAAAAAATAACCTGCTCCTGTAAAAACCATTGGTTCGTTTAAAACCATCCAATGTTTAACTCTATCTCCAAAATTTTGCGCACAAACGCTAGCAAATTCTTTGAACCATGAGATGACTTCTCTATTTACCCAACCTCCTTTTTTTTGTAAAACCTGTGGCAAATCCCAATGATATAATGTCACCCAAGGCACAATACCTTGTTCTAAACAAAAATTAATTACATCATTGTAAAATTGAATCCCTTTTTCACTAACCTCTCCAACTCCATTAGGAATAATTCGCGACCAAGACAATGAAAATCTAAAATTAGAAATATTCATTTTCTTCATCAACAGTATATCTTCTTTGTAATTATGATAAAAATCGCAACTCGTATTAGCATGTTGATTTTTATGAATAACACCTTTTTTACTTGTAAAAGCATCCCAAATTGAAGGGCTTTTATCATCCTTATCATGAGCTCCTTCTATTTGATAGGCAGCTACAGAAACTCCCCAAACAAAATCTTCTCCGAACTTTTTACTTGTAAACTTAGTTTTTTTTGAAGTTTTGTTTTTAATCATAATTAACGAGTCTTCAAATTCTCTAACAATACGGTATCAATTATATCTTCTGTGATATTTGGGTAATCAACAACAACCTTAGCATCATTTACAATCCAATTTTTTATGTGATTTAAATGCTTTTTCTTAAGTGACCTCATCACAGGCACACCTATTTTTTTAAGTGCAGCTGCATTACATTGTTGTTCGTATTGCCCTTTCATTGGTATAACCAATAATTTCTTATTTAAAAATAATGCCTCTGCAGGTGTTTCAAAACCAGCACCACATAGAACACCTAAACTTGTTGCCATGCTTTCAATAAATGCCTCATTAGTAATAGGCTTTATTGTAACGTTACCACTTGTTACAATTTGTTTATTATGTTTTGAAAAAACTTCCCAAGTAGCGTTAGGAACCTTAGATAGTATTTTTAATATTTTCGCATCACTATACGATGGTAAGTAAACGCTATAATGATTTTTTACCTCAACTTTAGCCTTTCGCACATCTTCACGAATTACGGGCGTAAAAATACTAGGGTTAAAATTGCTAAAATGAAATCCATATTGTTTTGTAGTAGGCGCGTATCTCCTTAAAATCAAACGTCCCAACGGATCGGGCTTTCGTGGTTTAGGGCTACCCTTCATTAATACTGCCGCTTGATGACTTACACTAATACAAGGTTTATTTTTTAATTTACATGCCCATGCCGAAACGGGTTCAAAATCATTTATAATTAAGTCATAATCATCAATAGGCAAACTTTTTATTTCTTTCTGGAGTCTTTTTGAATTTGCTCTGATATACGTTTTCCACAAATCAACACCACCTTTTTTTCCAAAAATGAAACTCAAACCCTTAAACTGATATTTTATAGGGTATGGAATATCAATATCTGCTTGCGTTCCGCTCAATAAAATATCTAGTTCGAGATCTTTTTTTAATAAGATAGGAATAATATCACGAGCCCTACTTAAATGTCCATTCCCTGTCCCTTGAATTGCATATAATACTTTCATTTATAATAGCTATTTAGATAGTGTATTTGATCTACAATAAAGAAAGTAAACAAACCTATTTTCAACCCTATCAAATATTATATTATTTTACAGAGATAAATGAATGAGTAGTTTAAGAATACATTATGTGATTGTTAAGCACAAAAAAGAGGCTTTCAGCCTCTTTTTTTTAACTATTAATATAAAATTTAGTCTATTTCAAATCATCGACAATGCTTTCTAAAGCGGTTATTGTTGCATCTAAATCTTCATAAGAAAGTGCATCATTTAAAAAATAACTTTCGAAAGCACTTGGTGGTAAATAAATACCTTTATTTAACATGCCATGAAAATATTTCTTAAAAGTTTCATTATTACCTTTTGCTGAAGATGCAAAATCTACAACAGGCTCATCTGTAAAATGAACAGAAATCATGCTACCAAATCTATTAATTTGGTGTTTTATTCCATTATCTCTCAATACCTTTTCTAAGCCTTTATGCAAATAAGATGTTTTATCTGCTAAACTTCTAAAGATATTAGGGTTTGCGTTAAGTTCTGTTAACATTGCTAAACCTGCACTCATAGCTAACGGGTTACCACTAAGTGTACCTGCCTGGTAAACAGGTCCATCAGGTGCTAATTTTGCCATAATTTCATTACGTGCTGCAAAAGCACCTACAGGAAGACCTCCTCCTATAACTTTTCCGAAAGTAACTATATCAGCATTAATACCTAATACTTCTTGAGCTCCACCTTTTCCTAATCTGAAGCCTGTCATTACCTCATCAAAAATCAAAAGGATACCCTCTTTTGTACATAATTCTCTTAATCCTTTAATAAAATCTTCTTGTGGTATAATACAACCCATATTACCTGCAACTGGTTCTATTATTACAGCTGCAATTTCTCTTTTGTTTGCATCAACTAAAGACTGTACACTTTCTAAATCATTATAATTTGCTAATAATGTATCTTTTGCAGTACCTTGAGTTACCCCTGGACTATTTGGGCTACCAAAAGTAACAGCTCCACTACCTGCTTGAATTAAAAAAGAATCTGAATGCCCATGATAACAGCCTGAAAATTTAATAATTTTATCTTTTCCTGTATAACCACGCGCTAAACGAACAGCACTCATACAAGCTTCTGTACCACTATTTACAAATCTAATTTTATCAATATTGGGCACCATTGAAACTGCTAATTTTGCTAAATCCGTTTCTATTTCCGTTGGCATACCAAAAGAAGTTCCCTTTCTAGCTTTTTCAATCACTGCATTAATAACAGGATCATAAGCATGACCTAAAATTAACGGACCCCATGATGCGATATAATCAATTAAACGATTACCATCCTCATCAATCAAGTAAGCACCTTTTGCTTCTTTTACAAATATTGGTGTCCCGCCAACAGCTTTAAAAGCTCTAACGGGCGAATTTACGCCTCCAGGTATATACTCTTGGGCTTCAGCAAATAATTTACTGCTTCTTTGATATTGCATTTGTAATTCTATTTTTTTAATGATTTTACAACTAATCGTTGACCTACAGATAAGTTGCTATCATTCATTTTATTGATTTTCATTAATTCATCTACAGAAACAAAATACCTTCTTGAGATAGAATATAACGTATCCCCTTTTTCTACAATATGTGTTTTAGTCTCATATTGTTTTGGTGGTTTTGTTTCTGGATATCCTTTATTCACAACACCCCTATCATATTTATGTAATTGATATTGTTCTATAAAAGAAATTAATTTATTGGGATATTTTTTATCAGTTGCATAACCAGCCTGCTTTAGGCCTTTTGCCCAACCACGATAATCATCGTGCCCTAAATCAAAAAGAAAAGAGTAACGTGCTCTTGTAGTTAAAAAAATACTATGATCTCTAAAAGAATACATCGGGTGATTGTACTTTCTAAAACACTCTCCTTTTTCATCATCATCATGAAAATCATAATCGCCCTCCCAACCCTTATGACATTTAATTCCGAAATGATTATTTGTTTTTTTAGCTAAAACACTACGGCCATACCCACTTTCTAAAATACCTTGTGCTAAAGTTATACTTGCTGGTATTCCGTAAGCTTTCATTTCAAACTGAGCAATTTCAGCAAACGTATCTATATATTCTTGCACTGATGTTATAGGAAACTCTATAAATTTACCTGAATCTTCTGGCAACACGTAAACATCACCATTTTCTGTTTCAATTTCAGTAACCTTAACTTCTTCTCTTTTTTCTATAGTAGGTTTTTTAGAGCTAGAAACTGTTCGTTTTTTTGATTTACATGCAGCAAAAAAAACTAAGATGATTATTAGTGTAACTTTTTTCATTATACTTTTAATAGTGGTAAACTTTTCTTTTTCAAAACAATATTCATTCCATTTACACCTTGTAAACCTCCTGTGTGTATTGCCAAAATTTTAGTGCCTGGCTTAAAATAATCTTTAGCAATCAAATCTAACAAACCAAACATCATTTTACCAGTATATACAGGTTCTAATGCTATTGTTGTTTTGTACTTAAAATCATTTATAAAGTCTATCAACTCTTTAGAAACTTTTGCGTAACCCCCAAAATGATAGTCTGTTTGTAACTGCCAGCCAAATTCTGGTGCAAATTTACAAATATCTTTAATTAAAAAATCACCTTTTAAAGCAGGAAAACCAATAACTTTTTGATGTTCTTTAGCTGAATTAATAATCCCAGCTATAGTACTACCTGTTCCAACGCATGATGTAATTACATCAAAATCAGCATCATCTTCATTTAATATTTCTTCACAACCTTTTACTGCTAACGTATTACTGCCGCCTTCCGGTATTATATAAAATTTTTCAAATTCGTTTTCGAGTTCTTGATGTGCCTCTTCACTATTTTTGTTTCTAAACCACTCTCGGGTAACAAACTTAAATTGCATGCCGTTTTTTTTAGCAAAAACTAAAGTAGGGTTGTCGTGCCACTTGTTTGCTAACTCTTCACCTCTAATAACACCTATAGTTCGCAATCCATTTTCTTTACCAGCATAAGCTGTTGCAGCTATATGGTTACTATAAGCCCCTCCAAAAGTTAAAATCGTTTTATAATCTTTTATGTTTGCTTCAATTAAATTATACTTTAATTTTCTGTACTTATTACCTGAAATAAATGGGTGTATCAAATCTTCTCTTTTTACAAAAAGAGAGATTTGTTTTTGATCTAATAAAGGAAGTTTTACTTGTTGATTTATACTATTCACCTTTATGCTTTGAAAGCCAAAGATATTTAATAAAGCTGAAAGGTTTTCTTTCTGATGCGTATTTTAAGTTTTTCTCATTTATATAAGCTTCTCTTTCAAAGCTTATATTTTGGTATGCTTTATAACTATCAAAATAGTAAACGCAACGCAATACCCACTCAAACAAATACAAGATATAAAAAGGCAAAAGCAACAATTCTTGCTGCTGTTTTAAATGAATACGCTCATGGTTGATAAGAACTGTATCCTTTTTAAGCGAGCTATTTTTAAGAATAATAAAAGGCCATAATGTTAACCCTACGTAATTCTTATAAAAAAAATGTTTTGAAACTAAAATCATTCTGACGTTTTGCAATCTATACGAATATACAAGCTAAAAGTGTGCCATAACAAATTTCATAGATTTACAGCCCACAAATGCGACCAAGTACAGAATTGTGAAAAATACAAAAGGTTAAAGTGCTTATTAATTATCGTATTTTATTTAAGAAGATTTATTTTTACAATATAGCTTACTTAAAAATATGAAAAAAAACATACCTATTGAAGAAGGCGATTTTTACCTATCAGAACAAGGGTATAAAGTTTTTACAGAACAGTTTCATTTAAAAAGAGGTTATTGTTGTGAAAGCGGCTGCAGGCATTGCCCATATGGCTATAACGGAAAAACCAACTCACGCAACTGATTATCAATGATTCGGCATGATTGTTGATGCCTTATAAATAGAAAAATTAATGTTAATCCAATAATATAAATTATTATGAAAATAGTTAGACTTTTAGCGATACCTGTGCTTGCTTTACTGGTATTCAGCTCTTGTACTTCTGTACGTGTTTTAGCAGATTACGATAAAGAAGCCAATTTTAATACGTTTAAAACGTATGCTTTTTACAAAACAGGTATTGATAAAGCTCAGATTTCTGATTTAGACAAAAAAAGAATTTTGCGTGCTATTGAAAGCGAAATGAGTGCTAGAGGTTTTTCTAAATCTGAAAATCCAGATATATTAGTAAGCATTTTTACTAAAGAGAAACAACAAGTAGATATCTATAACAACTACTGGGGCGGTGGTTTCGGTTGGGGCTGGAACCCGTATTGGGGTGGAGCTAACATGTATGGAAACCAAGTTAGCACTCGCACTGAAGGGTCTTTATATATAGATTTAATTGATGCCAAAAACAAGCAATTAGTTTGGCAAGGAAAAGGAATTGGATCATTATATCAAACAAAAAAAGTTGAGAAAAAAGAAGAACGAATTAAAGAGTTTGTTTCTGAAATTCTAAAAGCTTATCCGCCAATGGCTGCTAACTAAAAAATACAAACCCGCTACTCAGCGGGTTTTTTATTATATTAATTTATCTTCAAAAATTAATCATAAAAAACTATAACACTCAAAGCTGTACTAATAAGTGTTATCTGTATTTCGTATCTTTAGAACTGAATAATAATTTAATTATGTCTTACGAAAGCAATCCTATTTTAGATAAACTTCCAAAGCATTTACAGCAATTTATAAAACCACAAGACTATAGCGAATACACCGCTGTAAACCAAGCTGTATGGCGTTATGTAATGCGTAAAAATGTAGATTATTTAAGCAAAGTTGCTCATAAATCGTATTTAGTTGGACTGAATAAAACTGGAATTTCTATTGACAACATACCTAACATGTATGGTATGAACCGCATTTTACAAGAAATCGGCTGGGCTGCTGTTGCTGTAGATGGCTTTATACCTCCATCTGCTTTTATGGAATTTCAAGCCTATAATGTACTTGTAATTGCTTCTGATATTCGCCAATTAGAGCATATAGAATATACTCCTGCACCAGATATTATTCACGAAGGTGCTGGGCACGCCCCCATCATTGCTAATCCTGAATATGCCGAATACTTAAGACGTTTTGGTGAAATTGGAAGCAAAGCTATTTCTAGTGCTAAAGATTATGAACTATATGAAGCTGTTCGACATTTATCAATCATTAAAGAAGCTCATGGCACACCACAAGATTTAATTGCCAAAGCTGAAAAGCATATTGAAGATTTACAAGATAATATGGGTGAGCCAAGTGAAATGGCTTTAATTAGAAACTTGCATTGGTGGACTGTTGAGTATGGTTTAATTGGCACTACTGAAAATCCTAAAATATATGGCGCTGGTTTACTTTCTTCAATCGGAGAAAGTGCTTGGTGTATGACCGACCAAGTTGTTAAACTACCCTATTCTATTGAAGCTGCTCACACTCCTTTTGATATTACGAAACCACAGCCGCAGTTATTCGTAACGCCTAATTTTGCATATTTAAGTCAAGTTTTAGAAGAGTTTGCGAATACTATGGCCTTAAGAAAAGGTGGATTATCCGGAATTAAAAAACTTATCGCATCAAAAGAGTTAGGCACTATAGAGTTAAGTACAGGTATTCAAATTTCAGGAAGTTTTACAAATGTTATTGAATTTGATAGCAAACCTGTTTATTTTCAAACCACAGGAAAAACAGCTTTATCTTATAGAGAAAAAGAATTAGTAGGGCATAGCACAAAACACCACACCGAAGGTTTTGGTTCGCCTATCGGAAAATTAGTAGGTATAAACCTTGCTATTGAAGATATGAGCCCTAGAGATTTAAAGGCTTATAATATTTTTGAAGAACAAACAATTACATTAGATTTTGAAGGTGGTATTAAAATACATGGCGACATTATTACAGGAACACGTAATTTAAGAGGAGAAATCATATTAATCACTTTTGAAAACTGTACTGTATCACACGAAAAAACTATTTTATTTAAGCCTGAGTTTGGTTTATATCACATGGCTATTGGTGAACATATTGCATCTGCCTTTAATGGCCCTGCAGATTTATCTAGTTTTGATTTAATTACTCATCAAGTAATAAACACTACTATTAAGCCTATTAAAAACGAAGAGAGTTCTCTACTAGAGCTTTACTACCAACAAATAAAAGAATATAGAGAAGGTATAAATATGACTATTTCTAGAAATAAGGTTTTTCAAGAAATTAAAAGCAACTACCCTAAAGATTGGCTTTTATCAGTAGAGTTGTATGAACTTGCTAAGAACAGTAATGATAATGATTTTGCTCAAGAAATTATTCTTCATTTGAATTCTGTAAAACAAAACAACCCTAAAGTTGGTCATTTAATAGATGACGGTTTAACCTTAGTAAATCAAAGTTTAGTTGTTTAAAACTAGCCTTTTATTAATTCTAGAAGATTATCATCAACTACATTACCATTATATTCCAAAGTCCAGCCCATAGAGCTTGTTAAAATATAAAACTTAGAAAGCTCACTTAACAATCTATTCTGGGCATTGCTTTTTAGTGAAGAACTCTCGACTTTCTTCATTAAAGATGCTCTAACGTTTTTCTTTATTTTATTATAATCATCAGCATCAAACTGGTTTAAAAAATCTGACGTGACATCGTAGTATTCAAAATCAGGATTCAATTTAATCTCTGGCTCTGGAATACTTTTTATAATTAAAGTTTTTGTTTCTTCTTCTACTTTAAATTCTATTTTACTTAAATCGTAACCTACAGTTACATCAGCATTAACAACTACCAATGCTTTTTTCTCTGCAGTTACCAAAGGCCCAAATAAATCTTTAGAATCTTTATAATTATAAACCTCAGCAAAATGCCCTTCTGTTACTATTAACTTAGAAACATTAGCTATTTGCTCTTGAATAAGCATAGAGTTCTCTTTCAAAATAGATTTCTCTTTTTCATCTTCAGAGCAAGATCTAAAAACAAATACTGCTGTTAAAGTGATTAAAACACCTACTATAAATCTTTTCATTTTTTAAAATTCATAAATGAATATTCTTCTTGAAGATAAGCAATTTTACGCTCTAAATTAACAGTGAATTTCTGATGTTGTTCTGACTCTTGATTAAAAGGTCTATGACGTAACCCTTTCTGAATTGAATCGACATCATTCATAATTGGTTCAATACTATCAGATACCCAAACGCTTTTAAATTGCTCCCAAATATAATTTACTGCCATTGTATTTGGGTGTATCATATCATCTGCATAAAAACGATAATCACGAAGCTCATCCATCATAATTTCATAACTAGGAAAATACACCGCATTTCCATCTTTAAGCACTTCATGAATTGCCGTTAACAAATGAGCCTTACTTAATTGATTTTCTACAAAACCATCTTTTAAGTGACGAACAGGTGAAACTGTAAAAATAATTTTCACCTCAGCATTAACACTTTTTATTTGAGCGATTGTATTTTGCAAACTAGCTACAATCTCAGAAACACTTAGTATTTTCTTATCAAACTCCCTCTGTGGTACTTTATGACAATTTGCTACCTCTTGAGCTGTTTCCTTTAAAGCATACACCCATACCGTACCTAGTGTTATAATAACATGAGATGCTTTTTTGATTTGATCTAGTGTAACAGACAAACCATTGTTTAAATTTTGAACTAATTGATCTCTAGAAACGGAAGATAAATCGGAATGCGCATCATAACATTGCCATCTTTCATTTAAATAAAATACATCTTTCTCTGTATATTCATTTTGACCAATAGCCCTTGATATTAATTTTTCAATTGCTAAAGGGTGAAACAAAATTCCGAATGGGTTTTGAACCGTTTGAAATTTATAATATGAAAACTTCTTGCCAATATTTTCTACAAAACAAGACCCCAGCAATAACATTTGACTGTTATAATCAATAGGATGTTCTACTTTTGATAAAGGCACTTGTGTTTGAAGTTTCATTTATTAAAATTAAAAAAGACTTAGTACAATTTACCAAAAGTAAACTACTAAGTCTTATTTATAAATATTTAAGAATAATTATACCGTATCTAAACTAAATATCCTTGCGCTTTTTCTACAGCTTCGGCTATTCCGCCTGGGTTTTTACCTCCAGCAGTTGCAAAGAAAGGTTGGCCACCACCGCCACCTTGTATATACTTACCTAACTCACGCACAACAATTACCGCACTTAACTCTTTACTTGCAACTAACTCTTTTGATATGTAGCAAGAAAGTAATGCTTTCCCATCATTTTCAGCGGCTAGCAACAAGAATAAATTTTCTTTATTACTGCCCATTTCAAAAGATAAATCTTTAATACCCGAGGCATCTAAATCTACCTTTTTCGCTAAAAAGTCTATTCCATTTATAGTTTTTATTTCATTTAATAAATCACCTTTTAGGTTCTTTGCTTTATCTTTTAATAAACCTTCTATTTCTTTTTTAAGTTTTGCGTTTTCTTCTTGCAAGGCTGTTACTGCTTTTACAGGATCTTTTGCATTATTTAAAATATCTTTTACCTGAGATAATTTTTGATTATTTTCTGAATAAAAATCTTTTACAGCATCAGATGTTATTGCTTCAATTCTACGAATACCTGAAGCTACAGCTCCTTCTGATTTTATTTTAAAATGCCAAATATCGCCTGTAGACTTTACATGTGTACCACCACAAAGCTCTATTGACTGACCAAAACGAATGGTACGTACAGCATCTCCATATTTTTCACCAAACAAAGCCATTGCTCCTTGGTCGATAGCCTGCTGCATTGGTATGTTTCTACCTTCTTCTAATGCTAAATTTCCTTCAATTCTTGAATTTACATAATTCTCCACCTCCCTAAGCTCATCACTTGAAACTTTAGAAAAATGAGAAAAATCAAAACGTAAATATTTAGAATGCACAGCAGAACCTTTTTGCTCTACATGTGTACCTAGAACTTCTCTTAACGCTTGATGCAACAAATGTGTAGCTGTATGGTTCGCTTCCGTTCTGCGACGTTGTTTTTCATCTACAACAGCTTTATACACTTCAGTTCTATTTGCAGGTAAATCTTTCGTAAAGTGAATAATTTCGTTATTCTCCCTTTTCGTGTCTAAAACATAAACAACATTGCCGTTACTTTGCTCTAAATACCCTTTATCACCTACTTGACCACCACCTTCTGCATAAAAAGGCGTTAAATTAAATACTAGTTGATATTGTTCTCCATCTTTTTTAGAGGTAACTTTTCTGTATTTAACTAACTTCACGTTAGCTTCTAGCGTATCATAACCAACAAACTCTTGTTCTGAATCGTTTAATAAAACTGTCCAATCTTCTTTAGAAATCTCTGATGCTGATCTAGAACGTTTTTTCTGCTCTTGCATTGCTACATCAAAACCTTTTTCATCTAAACTAAGGCCTCTTTCATTTAAAATAAGTGCTGTTAAATCTATAGGAAAACCATAAGTGTCATATAATTCAAATGCTTTTCTACCATCTATTTCTTTAGAGTTTGCGTTTGATATTATTGTATCTAATAAAACTAAACCTTGATCTAATGTTTTTAAGAAAGAATGCTCTTCTTCTTTAATAACATTTTCTATTAATTGACGTTGACTTTTTAATTCAGGGAATGCAGCACCCATGCTATCACAAAGTACTTTTACCAAACGATACATAAAAGGCTCTTTTGTATCTAAGAAAGTAAACCCATAACGAATAGCTCTACGTAATATTCTACGAATTACATAACCAGCACCTGTATTACTCGGCAACTGCCCATCAGCTATAGAAAATGATACTGCACGAATATGATCTGCAATTACCCTAATAGCTATATCTATTTTTTCATCTTTAGCATAGGTACTATTTGTA
Encoded proteins:
- a CDS encoding DUF4136 domain-containing protein, with protein sequence MKIVRLLAIPVLALLVFSSCTSVRVLADYDKEANFNTFKTYAFYKTGIDKAQISDLDKKRILRAIESEMSARGFSKSENPDILVSIFTKEKQQVDIYNNYWGGGFGWGWNPYWGGANMYGNQVSTRTEGSLYIDLIDAKNKQLVWQGKGIGSLYQTKKVEKKEERIKEFVSEILKAYPPMAAN
- a CDS encoding aromatic amino acid hydroxylase translates to MSYESNPILDKLPKHLQQFIKPQDYSEYTAVNQAVWRYVMRKNVDYLSKVAHKSYLVGLNKTGISIDNIPNMYGMNRILQEIGWAAVAVDGFIPPSAFMEFQAYNVLVIASDIRQLEHIEYTPAPDIIHEGAGHAPIIANPEYAEYLRRFGEIGSKAISSAKDYELYEAVRHLSIIKEAHGTPQDLIAKAEKHIEDLQDNMGEPSEMALIRNLHWWTVEYGLIGTTENPKIYGAGLLSSIGESAWCMTDQVVKLPYSIEAAHTPFDITKPQPQLFVTPNFAYLSQVLEEFANTMALRKGGLSGIKKLIASKELGTIELSTGIQISGSFTNVIEFDSKPVYFQTTGKTALSYREKELVGHSTKHHTEGFGSPIGKLVGINLAIEDMSPRDLKAYNIFEEQTITLDFEGGIKIHGDIITGTRNLRGEIILITFENCTVSHEKTILFKPEFGLYHMAIGEHIASAFNGPADLSSFDLITHQVINTTIKPIKNEESSLLELYYQQIKEYREGINMTISRNKVFQEIKSNYPKDWLLSVELYELAKNSNDNDFAQEIILHLNSVKQNNPKVGHLIDDGLTLVNQSLVV
- a CDS encoding DUF4230 domain-containing protein, whose product is MKRFIVGVLITLTAVFVFRSCSEDEKEKSILKENSMLIQEQIANVSKLIVTEGHFAEVYNYKDSKDLFGPLVTAEKKALVVVNADVTVGYDLSKIEFKVEEETKTLIIKSIPEPEIKLNPDFEYYDVTSDFLNQFDADDYNKIKKNVRASLMKKVESSSLKSNAQNRLLSELSKFYILTSSMGWTLEYNGNVVDDNLLELIKG
- a CDS encoding GSCFA domain-containing protein, translated to MKLQTQVPLSKVEHPIDYNSQMLLLGSCFVENIGKKFSYYKFQTVQNPFGILFHPLAIEKLISRAIGQNEYTEKDVFYLNERWQCYDAHSDLSSVSRDQLVQNLNNGLSVTLDQIKKASHVIITLGTVWVYALKETAQEVANCHKVPQREFDKKILSVSEIVASLQNTIAQIKSVNAEVKIIFTVSPVRHLKDGFVENQLSKAHLLTAIHEVLKDGNAVYFPSYEIMMDELRDYRFYADDMIHPNTMAVNYIWEQFKSVWVSDSIEPIMNDVDSIQKGLRHRPFNQESEQHQKFTVNLERKIAYLQEEYSFMNFKK